The Desulfatiglans sp. genome segment GTTGTCATTCTTAAGATTTCATGCTCATCCTCTACAAGCAGAATGGTCTCATCGCCATGGATATTTGGATCTTTTTGCTTAATAGATTTAATATTATCACTTTCATCATAATAACATGGTAGATAAATCCTGATTATAGTTCCCTGACCTGGCTCGCTATAGACGTTGATAAAACCATTATTCTGTTTGACTATACCATAGACAGTTGCTAATCCGAGTCCCGTTCCCTTACCTATGGCTTTGGTTGTAAAGAAAGGTTCAAACAGGTGTTCCTGTGTTGTATTATCCATGCCTTTTCCATTATCGCTTACTGAAAACATAACGAAATCACCGGAAACAAACCCGGTATGAATAGCGCAATAGTCCTCATCAAATGATTGTACCCCAGTCTCGATTATGATCTTTCCAACATTGGTAATTGCATCCCTTGCATTGACACACAGGTTTACCAGGATCTGATCAATCTGGGTAGGGTCCATCATGATTGGTAGTGGGTCTTTACAGGGACGCCAGACAAGTTCTATGTCCTCTCCGATTAGATGACGCAGCATCTTGAGCATACTTTCAATTGTATCATTCAGATTCAGTTTTTTAGGCGCAATTGTCTGCTGCCTGGAGAAGGCTAGCAGTTGGGCTGTTATATCAGTTGAGCGTTTTGCTGCTGCAAGTATCTGTTGAAGATCAGAATGCAGACGCGAATCAGGCGCCACTTCTTCCAGCGCCATCTCTGTATATCCGAGAATTATGCTGAGCATATTGTTGTAGTCATGGGCAACTCCCCCTGCAAGACGTCCGACTGATTCCATTTTCTTTGCCTGGGTCAATTGTGCCTGGAGTCTTTTTTTATCATTTTCGGCCTTTTTCTGGGCTGTGATATCCTCATAGACCGCCATTATAGCGTTAATATTATCTCCTTTTTCTTTAACAGGGGTCGCAGAAAGTCTTACATCTACAAATGTTTCATCTTTTCTCTGTCGAATAAGCTCAATATTAGAAAAGGATTCACCGTTCATAACCTGTGTGAATAATACTTTATAGTCTTTACTCTGCTCGTCTGGCACAATCGGAAGACATCTGCCAATAGATTCTTCTTCAGTCCATCCGAATATCTCCTCTGCTGCGCTATTCCAACTTTTTACATGTCCATCCGGTGTAAGTGTAATTATGGCAAATGGTGAAGCGGTTATGATAGCCCTCTGGTGCTCTTCACTATTACGTATTTCCTTTTCTGCCTTTTTTCGATATTCACTGTTCAGGATCAGTTTTGCGAGTATGGCTGTAGTAGCAGGATAAATAATCATCACAGACAGACCGATTTTTAAAAAAACCTTTGCTGCCATCTCCCAGGGTAACCACAGCATACAAATAAGCATTACAATATGAACTGTAATGCCAAGTAGATAAAATTCAATAAGGGTTGGAGATTTATTTTTATCTGAACGAAGGTATTTCCAGACTATACCGATAGAGGCAGATGTTATAATAACTGATATGCCTGTCAGTACACCGGCTCCACCCATAATTATACGCAGGGTTGCAGTCATTATTACCGCAATAAACACCGGTATTGGGCCGAAAAAAAACCCGGAAATACAGAGAAGAACAGACCGTGTATCAAAAACAACACCCCCTCCAAATATCCATGGATTGAACATTATAGCTATTCCGATACACCCAAGGATAATGCCTGTAAGCACTTTTCTGAGAAGAGGATGATCATTTCTTGATTCAAAGTCGAACATATCATAAAGCAGATATAATGAAAGAAGGAGGGCAGCATTATTAACCATTCCGATAATACTTGAAGAGTCCATTCTTTTCCCTACGCCAAAACTGCCTTTCAGGTGTATTAATGCTACCCGTGATCAGGTCGACAACCTATAATTATCTACACATAGGTTTATAAAAATATTACAACATCATTAAGTGATGTTTCTTATTGGAGAAAGAAATTGATCAATATGCCCTCGATATACCATATGTTTTCATCAGCCCATACAAGCGGGCTCTACCCAAACCGGCGATCCTGCATGCCTCCCTTATGTCACCATTGGTGACAGAAAGTAGCTCACTTATATATTTTTTTTCATTTTCACATATGATTGTTTCCCTGAATTCCTTTATTGTAGGGAGAAGCTGTGAAAATGCGGAGGTTATGTTTCTGTCACTGCTTTTTTGAACCCGATCCATGTGATCGGTAATGGTGGAGCGGGCAAGATCAATGCGGATCTGATCAGAAAGGTGCTTTGGGAAAAGTGTGGGTTCATACCTTGCCTTGCTTATGGCCCCTTCAAGCGCATTGACCAGTTCACGCACATTTCCTGGCCAGTTATACGCCTCAAGGGTCTTAATAAATTCAGGGGAATAACCCTTTATGCCTATCCTTTCACGCTCACATGCCTTGCTGATAATGTTTAATGAAAGCTCTTTTATATCCTGTACCCTTTCTCTAAGGGGTGGAAGCGATATGGTTAAGGATTTTATTCGTAACAGGAGATCCTGTCTGAACCTCTCTTCCCTGACCATCTGTTCAAGGTTCTGGTTTGTTGCAGCGATAAGTCTGAAATCACTTTTAAGCTCTTCCTTGCCTCCGATCGGTCTGAATCTCTTTTCCTGTAATACCCTTAAGAATGTCTTCTGCACTGACATGGGGAGTTCGCCTATCTCATCTAAAAACAGGGTGCCTTTGTCAGCCTGTTTTATAAGGCCTTCCCTGTCACGGTCAGCGCCTGTAAAGGCCCCTTTAACATGCCCGAAAAGGGTGCTCTCAATGAGGGTTTCAGGTAGGGCGGCGCAATCCACAATAACAAAATTGTTGTCCCTTCTGCTGCTGTTATCGTGTATGGCAGATGCAAACAGCTCCTTGCCTGTGCCTGTTTCGCCGGTAATAAGGACAGTCACATCATTCATTGCGGCCTGGGCCACCTGGTCAAGGCATAGCCTTATCTTTGCGCTTTCGCCTATGATGCCTTCTCTTTTGAGTACAATGGAATTGCCATTAGTCTTCTTCTCGTTCCGGTACTGGAGCGCCCTGGAAAGGGGAAGTGTTATGCCATCAATTGAAAGGGGCTTTTCTATGTAATCCCATGCCCCGTTTTTTATGGCAAGTTCTGCTCCATCAGGGTCGCCTTCACCTGTAATAATTATAACCTCTGGAAATGAAGGTAAGATCTTTAACTTTGGAAGCAGACTTAAACCGTTGCCATCTGGCAGGTTTACGTCAAGGAGTACGACATCATATGGCTCTGTTGTTGCCTTTTTATGGCCATCTGCAAGTGAATGGGCACAGTCTGATTCATGCCCTATTTTTTCTGTAACAGCCTGTAATAATATGCAAATTTCCTTGTCATCGTCTATTATTAGTATTTTTGCCATGACTTCTAATTTTTTTAAGGTTGTCTATTTCAATTAAACCGGCTTCCTGGAATGTTATATTTTTAGCATTTTTCGTGCCAAATGTATTCTAATCTCTGCAATTTTGCTCGTTATAATAGAAATCAGGATCGAAATCGTTATTATTATCGAAATCAAACAGCACAAGGCTGGATTTTCCTGAAGGCAGCTTACTGGAATTATTAAAGTAACCGGCTAGATTTTAATGAATAATCATTGGAAAATCTCGATTTGGATTTCGATTTTGATTTGGATTGCGATTATTATTGCCGGATTTTTATTTAGTTATTGTCATTAAATTGACAGAGTTTTTTGATGGGAAAAGATAGAGTAGAGGAGTAAGAGTGGTGATAATTTATATCATACAGTAATATTTTTTGACCTCTCCAGTATTGCCCTGAAATGGCGGTGTTCAGGCTGTTTCAGGTCAGGGTCTTTCTCAAATATCTCCTTTACCATATCGCTGGTCATGCGAAACAGG includes the following:
- a CDS encoding response regulator, producing MDSSSIIGMVNNAALLLSLYLLYDMFDFESRNDHPLLRKVLTGIILGCIGIAIMFNPWIFGGGVVFDTRSVLLCISGFFFGPIPVFIAVIMTATLRIIMGGAGVLTGISVIITSASIGIVWKYLRSDKNKSPTLIEFYLLGITVHIVMLICMLWLPWEMAAKVFLKIGLSVMIIYPATTAILAKLILNSEYRKKAEKEIRNSEEHQRAIITASPFAIITLTPDGHVKSWNSAAEEIFGWTEEESIGRCLPIVPDEQSKDYKVLFTQVMNGESFSNIELIRQRKDETFVDVRLSATPVKEKGDNINAIMAVYEDITAQKKAENDKKRLQAQLTQAKKMESVGRLAGGVAHDYNNMLSIILGYTEMALEEVAPDSRLHSDLQQILAAAKRSTDITAQLLAFSRQQTIAPKKLNLNDTIESMLKMLRHLIGEDIELVWRPCKDPLPIMMDPTQIDQILVNLCVNARDAITNVGKIIIETGVQSFDEDYCAIHTGFVSGDFVMFSVSDNGKGMDNTTQEHLFEPFFTTKAIGKGTGLGLATVYGIVKQNNGFINVYSEPGQGTIIRIYLPCYYDESDNIKSIKQKDPNIHGDETILLVEDEHEILRMTTMMLESLGYKVLEAKRPDEAIAKAAEYSNKIHLLITDVIMPDMNGHQLSEELRAAYPDIKILFTSGYTSDVIANRGILDDGVNFLPKPFSKKDLALKVREVIGNVH
- a CDS encoding sigma-54-dependent Fis family transcriptional regulator — translated: MAKILIIDDDKEICILLQAVTEKIGHESDCAHSLADGHKKATTEPYDVVLLDVNLPDGNGLSLLPKLKILPSFPEVIIITGEGDPDGAELAIKNGAWDYIEKPLSIDGITLPLSRALQYRNEKKTNGNSIVLKREGIIGESAKIRLCLDQVAQAAMNDVTVLITGETGTGKELFASAIHDNSSRRDNNFVIVDCAALPETLIESTLFGHVKGAFTGADRDREGLIKQADKGTLFLDEIGELPMSVQKTFLRVLQEKRFRPIGGKEELKSDFRLIAATNQNLEQMVREERFRQDLLLRIKSLTISLPPLRERVQDIKELSLNIISKACERERIGIKGYSPEFIKTLEAYNWPGNVRELVNALEGAISKARYEPTLFPKHLSDQIRIDLARSTITDHMDRVQKSSDRNITSAFSQLLPTIKEFRETIICENEKKYISELLSVTNGDIREACRIAGLGRARLYGLMKTYGISRAY